The DNA window GGACCAGCGCGCCTACGGCTCGACAACCTCGGCTATCTCGCCGCCATGGTCGCCACGCGCGCCCCTCTCCCTGCACTGCGCGCAGCGCTCGAGCGCGCCGCCCAGAGCGTCGGCTGCAAGCTGAACGCCTACGAGCCCGACGCCCACGAAGCAACGTTCTCGCTCTCCGAGTCCACCTTCTCGATCACCGTCGCCGATCCCGAGTCACGACTCGACCTCGAACAAGCGGTCGCCGACGAGCTGGCCGACCTGGTGAGCGCCGATGTGGTCTCCCTGCCCACGCTGAAGCGTGAAATCCAGCTCTCCCCAGCCCTCCCCGCTGCGCGGCTCGCCGCACTTCGACCGAGAATCGACGCCGCCGCCGCCCGCATCCTCCGCCAGGGCGGCTGCAGCGCCACATGGAGCCTCGAAGACGACCAGCGCCTCCTGGTCGCGATCACACCGCTCTCCGACAAGGACGCCTCCGACGTGGGCCAGCGCGCCGCGCTCTTCGCTGCGGAGATCCAGGCGATGCTGCACGAAGACACATCCGTCTTGCGCAACGCCACCGACCTGCCCGAGGCGCAGGAACTCACGCCGGAAGCGCAGCACGACGCATTCGGCCCGCGCGCCGCCCATCGCCCTTCCTCCGCTGCCCCCGCAGCCGCCGCGCCGACAAAGAAGACCACGACGAAGCCGGCCTCCAAGAAGTCGGCCTCCAAGAAGCCGGCCTCCAAGAAGCCGGCCTCCAAGACGCCGACCTCCAAGAAGTCGGCCTCCAAGGCGCCGACCTCCAAGAAGTCAGCCCCCAAGAAGTCAGCCCCCAAGAAGTCAGCCCCCAAGAAGTCAGCCTCCAAGAAGTCAGCCTCCAAGAAGTCAGCCTCCAAGAAGTCACCTCCCAGGAAGACCGCCGCCCGCAAGTCGACTCACGGGAAAGGCCCTTCCACCAAGGCCGCCACCCGAAAGACCACCACGGCGAAGAAGCCCACCTCGAAGAAACCCGCCTCGGCCCGCCCGACCCGCAGCAAGGCCACCCGCTAGGCGCGCCCGGTGTCCCGAGCGTCGAGCAGACGCACGCGATCGCCGACCCGGATCACCCCGCGCCGACGGTGCACGAGGTTCTGCCCGAACATCACCTCGCCATCGTGCTTGCGGTACGTGGCGAGCGTGGCCAGCGGCTCTCTGCCGGTCACCCCGCGCGCCGGATCCACCGTCACCATCACACACCGCGCACACGGCTTCGTCACCTCGAACAGCACCCCGCCGATCTCCAGCTCGCGCCAGCGATCCTCGGCATACGGCGCGCATCCCTCCACCACCAGGTTGGGCCGGAAGCGGTCCATCGACACCGGCGTCGCGCCTCCCTGCGCCAGCCGCGCGTTCAGATCCTCCAGCGACGCCCGTGACGCGAGGAGAAACGGAAACCCATCCGCGAAGCTCACCTGGTCTCCCGGTGCCGAGTGGTCCGGATCCACGGCGCGGAACGACGCATCCGGCATGTAGACCAGCGCACAGGAGACCCCCAGATGACGCTGTAGCCATGCGTCGGCCTCGGGGCTCACCGCGATCGCATCGCAGTCGTCCGCCCAGACCTGCACCCGACGCGGCACCCCCTCGCGCGGTCGGAGCGACACCTCCACCCCCCCGACCCCTGGTGCCGAAAGAACCAGCCCCTCTCCCCGGATCGTCACCTCGATCAGCGCCATGCGGGGCTGCTCTCGCTGAGACATCAGCCGCCCGCGCTCGTCCACCACCATGAAGCGCCGATCGTCGACGAAGCCGCGATCCCCGACCTCCGCCTCCGCCACTGCAAGGCCCCTCCCCGATTTCAACGGATAGATGTGAAGGCCGCTGATCCGCACCTCATCCATTCGAGGAAGCCTACCACCCCACCCCACCCATCGCAGCGCGCCCTCCCTGACCCCGCTCACCTCACCCGCATCACGACGTCGCTCGCCCCCGGGGACCCCGCTCCGGCTCACCGCGTCACGTGAGCCCCCGCGCCTCGGCGCCCACCTGGACCGCAGGGCACGACGCCGCCCTCGCTCGCCCAGGGCGCGCCTCGACGCGCCGACCGACGCGAGGCCAATCGACCAGGGTAACCGCCCATTCAACCCATACGCAATCGTTATCGCTTCGACGTCGCGTCACGTCTGGACGACCCATTTCTGGGGTGTCCCCGCCATCCCGTGATGACCCCCCGTCGAATGCTCGAAAAAAACGGCGTGAAACCGCGCCGGAAACGCCGGACAGACCCGGCGTTTCGTCGTCACCGTCACGTGCCCTCGGGCGGCTCGACCATTGGCATCGCTTTGGCAAAGCCGAGCCTCATCGTCACGGCAGCGCTCGCTTCGCCAGACCGACGACGCGAGACGGACTGCCCCGACCCCCACGGATCACCGCAATGCCGAACAGAACCCCGCCGCCCCGTGAGGGCCGGAATGACTCCGCCCTCCCGACGACCAGGGCACAGCCACCCACGCTGGCGCGTAGCCCGCCGAACGGACGGCGGCAAAACCGTTCAGCGTACCCCGATCGAAGGGAGCCGAGCAATCGAGATCGAGAATCGATGCGGACAATCGTCGCAGGGCCTATTGCCCATTACCATTCACGAAACTCCCGAGCTTTCTCGTTGACAGAGGAGAGACCACAAGCGATGTTCCCCTCGCACCATTACCCATCGCATACGCTCCAGCGCGAATGGGATGCATGCCCCCAATGATGGGTTGCCGGATGCCCTGGCTGCCCGAAGCGGAGAGGCTGGGGCTTCAATTTACTTTTTGAGAGGACGGACCATTATGAACAGGACGACCAAGATCATCTGCGCGCTGCTCTCCACCCTCACCATTCCGGCGTGTGCCGCCGGTGATCTGTCGACCGAGAATTTCAATGGTGAGGATGGCGTCGTCCTCTCCCATGGCCCGCTGGCCCAGGCCGAGCAGGCACTTTCCACGTGCGTGGACGTGCAGCGCGGGCTCTTCGGCACGGTCCAGGATGCCTACATCGCCGAACTTGCGCCGACCTACAACACCGGCAGCTACTACGTTCTCTACACCGGCCTCTCCAGCGGCGAGGACAAGCGGTCCGTCCTCCAGTTCGATCTCGGCTTCATCCCTGCCGACTCGGTCATCGACTCGGCCACGCTGAACATCTCGCAGATCTACAAGGCCTCGAACAGCACGGTGGACGTCCACCGGATCACCGCCGCGTGGTCCGAGAACACGGTGACCTGGAACAACATCAGCAGCTCCTTCGATCCGGCGCTCGCCGGCACGATCAACGCGACGAGCGGCAGCGGCGTTCGCTCCGTCGATCTGACCGCGCTCGCGCAGGGCTGGGTGGATGGTGACTATGGCAACCACGGCGTCCTCCTCAAGGAGCCCCTCACGAACAAGACCGAGTTCCGGAGCAGCGAGAACACCACCCTCGCCAACCGCCCCAGCCTGCGGGTGTGTTACACGGCGCCCACCTGCTCCGACGGCATCCAGAACCAGGGCGAGACCGGCGTCGACTGCGGCGGCCCCTGCTCCCCCTGCGCCAGCGCGGGTGTCTCCATCACCGCGCCCGGCGAGGCCTACGGCCACCACGGGGCCTGCTCGGGCTTCAACGGCTGCGGCGACGCCGCCACCTGCGCGCTCTGGGCCTGCAACATCAACGGCTACTCGAACCTGGTCTCCTACGGCGCCCAGGGTCCCTGCACCGGGTTCAACAACTGCCACCTGTTCAACTCGCAGGGCAGCGTCCAGTACAACTGGGGCAACTGGTGCGCGGTCTCCGGCGTGAGCGAGATCGTCTGCTCGAACTGACGCGCCGACCCACGGACCGCGCGCGCTCCAGGGTTCGCGCGGCCGCCCGCGCGCACGCCTGACGCCCCCGCCTCTTCCTCCCCCCTGTCGCCCCACGCGGCATCGACAGCGCGCCACGCAGCATCGACAGCGGCCCGACCGGCGCCCTCCCACGGTCGGGCCCTGCTCTGCTAACGTCCGACACCGCTGTGCGGAGCCTCTCCTCCACCGCCTGCCTCGCTTCCCTGCTCGCCCTCGTCGCCCTGGGCTGCGCAGCCTCGCCCGATCCGCCAGTCTGCGCCGGCGCGGGGACGTGCACGCCAGGCTACTGCATGGCGGGGCGATGCCGCCCGACCACCGCGCCCCTGGCGCCGCCGGACACCCAGCGGCTGATGCTCCAGCCCGAAGAGATCGCGGTGGTGAGCGCCCGAGG is part of the Chondromyces crocatus genome and encodes:
- a CDS encoding DNRLRE domain-containing protein, translating into MNRTTKIICALLSTLTIPACAAGDLSTENFNGEDGVVLSHGPLAQAEQALSTCVDVQRGLFGTVQDAYIAELAPTYNTGSYYVLYTGLSSGEDKRSVLQFDLGFIPADSVIDSATLNISQIYKASNSTVDVHRITAAWSENTVTWNNISSSFDPALAGTINATSGSGVRSVDLTALAQGWVDGDYGNHGVLLKEPLTNKTEFRSSENTTLANRPSLRVCYTAPTCSDGIQNQGETGVDCGGPCSPCASAGVSITAPGEAYGHHGACSGFNGCGDAATCALWACNINGYSNLVSYGAQGPCTGFNNCHLFNSQGSVQYNWGNWCAVSGVSEIVCSN
- a CDS encoding MOSC domain-containing protein, producing MDEVRISGLHIYPLKSGRGLAVAEAEVGDRGFVDDRRFMVVDERGRLMSQREQPRMALIEVTIRGEGLVLSAPGVGGVEVSLRPREGVPRRVQVWADDCDAIAVSPEADAWLQRHLGVSCALVYMPDASFRAVDPDHSAPGDQVSFADGFPFLLASRASLEDLNARLAQGGATPVSMDRFRPNLVVEGCAPYAEDRWRELEIGGVLFEVTKPCARCVMVTVDPARGVTGREPLATLATYRKHDGEVMFGQNLVHRRRGVIRVGDRVRLLDARDTGRA
- a CDS encoding pentapeptide repeat-containing protein; amino-acid sequence: MRAAVFLGGDFLEADFLEADFLEADFLGADFLGADFLGADFLEVGALEADFLEVGVLEAGFLEAGFLEADFLEAGFVVVFFVGAAAAGAAEEGRWAARGPNASCCASGVSSCASGRSVALRKTDVSSCSIAWISAAKSAARWPTSEASLSESGVIATRRRWSSSRLHVALQPPWRRMRAAAASILGRSAASRAAGRAGESWISRFSVGRETTSALTRSASSSATACSRSSRDSGSATVIEKVDSESENVASWASGS